AATCCCGATCAGTCCGACTCAGACGGCAACAAAGTGGGCGACGTTTGCGACGCGGGTGAGGCCGCCGACATCATCGGCGATACGGACGGCGACGGCCTCCCCGACACCTTCGACCTGTGCCCCGATCAATTTGGGGCAGCCGATCTCGCCGGTTGCCCGGATGAGGTTGAAGTCAAGGACAGTGATGGAGACGGGCTGGGCGACGATGTGGACTTGTGCCCGTTCGATGCCGGCCCGGCAGAAAATAGCGGTTGCCCGGCTACTGGCAACACGACCAACGATCAAGACGGTGACGGCGTGACTGACGACGTTGACCAGTGCCCCGATAAGTTTGGCGACGCGGCCCACGACGGTTGCCCACCGCCCGACTCGGATGGCGACGGCCTGGCCGATGATGTTGACCAATGTCCGTTCGATTTTGGCTCAACTGAGAACGGCGGTTGCCCCGGCAGTGGCGGCAATACCGACAGCGATGGCGACGGCATCCCCGACGATTCCGATCAGTGTCCGACTCAGTTTGGCGATTCGGCGCACAGGGGTTGCCCCGACAACAGCGGCGGCGACCAAGACGGTGACGGCATTTCGGATGATAAGGATCAGTGTCCGGATAAATTCGGAGACGCGGCGCATGACGGTTGCCCCCCGCCCGACTCGGACGGCGACGGTGTGACTGACGACGCGGACTGCGCGCCGTTCGACGCCAGCATTTACCCCGGCGCAAACGATCCGTTCGGCGACGACGTTGACCAAAACTGCGACGGCTTCGACGGCGGCGTGAGGAACCCGCGCATTATTCTGGCGCATAGCAACCTTTTCAAACATCAAGTGTCTCCAAAGGCGCTTGGTGTTTGACGGGCAAGGAGTCTTCAATGCCTCAAGCCCGCTTTATCCCACTTTTGCACTATCAGGAATACCCCGTCGAAGAAATGGAACGCCGCGCCGCCGAGTTCTATGCCGAGGTCAAGTGGCGGCGCACGGTGCGCCATTTTTCGGATCGGCCCGTGCCACGCGACGTTATCGAAAATTGCTTGCGAGCGGCGGGCACTGCGCCCAATGGCGCCAACATGCAGCCCTGGCACTTTGTGGTAGTGAGCAACCCGGAGATCAAAAAGAGGATTCGAGAGGGCGCAGAAGAAGAGGAGCGCGATTTTTATGGTGGACGCGCGCCGGCCGAGTGGCTGGAGGCGCTGGCCCCGCTGGGCACCGACGCGCACAAGCCGTTTCTCGAAATCGCGCCTTATCTCATCGTCATCTTCGCCCAAAGCTTCGGCTTTCTTCCTGATGGCCGCAAAGTAAAACACTATTACGCGCAAGAGTCGGCAGGCATTGCCACCGGCATGTTGATCACCGCCATTCATCACGCCGGCCTAGCCTCGCTTACGCACACGCCAAGCCCGATGGGGTTTCTGAACGAAATATTAGGCCGCCCGTCTCACGAGCGCCCGTTTTTGATTTTGGTCGTGGGCTACCCGGCAGAGGACGCAACCGTGCCGGACATCAGCAAGAAGCCGCTGGAGGAGATTGCGACGTTTGTGTAATTAGGCCGGCGCAAACGGACTGAGCGGCTCAAGCGGCGACTCGGATGCAGGCAGAGGAGGAAGGGATTCGGCGGCAACGGCGGCTTCAATGAAAGCCTGGGCGAGATCAGGACGTGGTGAAGTGGTTGGGATGCAGAAGCAGTCTTCCCACAACTCTGCGCCTTCGGCGGGGAGGGTGAACGTCCAACCGGCAGTATTGAGAGAGTGGCCGACGGCAAGAGCGGCCTGCTCAAGTGACGTTGATTGGACGCGAAGCGTGGAGATTAGAGATTTGGCTTGAGCGCGGGCGAGGGCGTCTCGGGTGTTGATCGAGTGGCCGAGCGATTTGAGGGCGGCGCGAAATGAGTCGGCGGGCGGAAGATGGACAGGCTCGGTGCGGGCCAGGGCGAAGAACTCGGTCCAGGAGGCGGGCGGCGTTATCCCACGCGAGAGGATGCCGATGACGCCCCGGTTCGCCGGCAGGCTGAAGGCGTTGAGCGGATCGTAAGCGCGCTGAGGCAAGGCGGGCGCAGGCACCGGTTCAAGTTCGCGCACCAGGCCGC
This genomic interval from Chloroflexota bacterium contains the following:
- a CDS encoding nitroreductase family protein translates to MPQARFIPLLHYQEYPVEEMERRAAEFYAEVKWRRTVRHFSDRPVPRDVIENCLRAAGTAPNGANMQPWHFVVVSNPEIKKRIREGAEEEERDFYGGRAPAEWLEALAPLGTDAHKPFLEIAPYLIVIFAQSFGFLPDGRKVKHYYAQESAGIATGMLITAIHHAGLASLTHTPSPMGFLNEILGRPSHERPFLILVVGYPAEDATVPDISKKPLEEIATFV
- a CDS encoding twin-arginine translocation signal domain-containing protein: MKLSRRNFLKLAGAAGAGALLGLKPPPAAAPTQIQTPARALRLSVGLAHTIPFQALAQAAEATGLALRLGPYAGKTVAEAIDGYDLAVVPAHILTGLIQRGLVRELEPVPAPALPQRAYDPLNAFSLPANRGVIGILSRGITPPASWTEFFALARTEPVHLPPADSFRAALKSLGHSINTRDALARAQAKSLISTLRVQSTSLEQAALAVGHSLNTAGWTFTLPAEGAELWEDCFCIPTTSPRPDLAQAFIEAAVAAESLPPLPASESPLEPLSPFAPA